The DNA region AGATCATTATTCTGGTAATAAAATTCGCAACGCTCAAGTTCGAGAAGATTTACCACGAGCTAAGGTCGAACAGCAACTTGAAGAATTCAAATACCAATCCCGTGTTCAACAgcagtaaatataaatttagttttacaaaaattaattcgaacagataaaaaatataaatcaagtgatttcaaatatttatagagAGGAGAATGATGCTCTTGTCGCCCGTCAGGTTGCATTGAGGTtggaaaaagaagaaaaaactCGAGAGCGAAAACTCAAAGAGACAATGGAATATCAATCAAAACATGATCATCAAAAAGTACAGATAGAAATTGAACTAGAAATGCAAAGACGTTTGCAAGAGGAAAAAGATGAGGTAATCTTAAAATGTATCAATGAAATATCTCTGATTAAAactaattatataatattagtGACATAAAATCgtgtatattatttatgaCTGTCTACATAAAATGACTGGTTACGTTTactaagtaaattttataatgtataACGATGGTTGGttctgaaaattatattatttattgtgcTTAAACAATAACATTGAATATCGTAATAAAAATCGTATAGTTTATTCAACAATACCGttataaagaaaaagttaattaaaaataacttctaAGTATGATAGTTTGAAAAATACTTACTTTCCTTTCTTTTCAATCTCtggtataaaaattaaaaattttgttccatTTGGCAGTTAGTGATTTCAGtctgattttcggaaattaagtTTTCGTCGAATCTTAATGTTTTGAAATTCGAGGAAGTTTCCATtgtttttcatgaaaatttataaaatttcacaaaattattattacgacCCGAGAGAAGTCGATactcaattttataaatttttataaaatatatagtgctagacaaatttataaatttttatcaaaaaccaTCAGACAATTTTCATTAgattagataaaatttgatgtaatttcataaaatgttATCAATTTTGGTGAGAGATCAAATCTCCAATTTTGTGAAATTTCAGAaagacgatattttttttttgctcttaATCCAAAATATCTTAGAAGATGTCCCAAAAAAGCTCCTGTTAGAAGTGGAgttcaaaattccaattctAAGATGTCCTCCATCGAACTTAAAGTTTTTCCgtttaaataacatgggaaacatgattttttattagttttttgtcCTGACAAcgataatgaaattatttttttaaaaaacgaatGGATGGAccttgtttattattaaatttagtgaaaaaaattcttctgaGTCGAATttctatcttcaatatttgatTTGTTACGTAgctttgaaattcaaatttccgGTTTTTTGCATTTTGTATCTAAACTGTAAGAGTTagacaaaaatattgaatagcAAATTTGTAGTACTTTTAATATTCTATGGAAAAGttactgtcaatttttttatttcatcaataaCAACAAAGTTACAGGCtcatgtatatttattttttcaaattttcgctTTTACGAACTGAAATATCGATAATTATACGAAAAATTTGGTGTAAATTTGTTCACACATCAAACTTACCACAAAATTTGTTGAATAAGATGTTTCGACGTATCAAACCATAAAATTTACAGACTAAGTCagtcatatttttataatttttcaactattttataaaatatcgaTACTGCCATTCTAATATGTCGTATCCCACAAAATTTGacatattgactttttttgaaaaatagaatCACAACAATATTACTCAAGtcatactaaaaatttaaaagtctaATAGTTTAATagctatttttaaataaatattttcatccgTTGAATCCCATTTGAtcaatgttaaaaatgaaCTGTTTTTACCGTCtgctgtaaaattttataaatgtggGATATGACGTATTAGAATGGCAGTATCGATATATTGATAAAGGACATAAAATATCATTAAGATATCAAAAGCAAATACAATTCACAATATAATTGCagttatttt from Cotesia glomerata isolate CgM1 unplaced genomic scaffold, MPM_Cglom_v2.3 scaffold_1093, whole genome shotgun sequence includes:
- the LOC123273562 gene encoding uncharacterized protein LOC123273562 is translated as IDFCLLVELIFFYFSVCREWLVYEDGALAYRLQDKEIKDHYSGNKIRNAQVREDLPRAKVEQQLEEFKYQSRVQQQEENDALVARQVALRLEKEEKTRERKLKETMEYQSKHDHQKVQIEIELEMQRRLQEEKDEVILKCINEISLIKTNYIILVT